One part of the Nocardioides zeae genome encodes these proteins:
- a CDS encoding TetR/AcrR family transcriptional regulator, which yields MPERKKRTYDNSRRSAQARLTRAEVHRAAFRLFGEQGYAATSLPQIAAAAGVSVETVRKMGPKSGLLDGAREVAVFDESGVDEVLDTTFLRSVAAQEDLAGAVEVLVDFYATSNHRAAAFWQAWRAAAAGDPVVAAAWEREMASAHGAFRTGIAYAAGRGWLREDVSAEELAATLWVLAASETYTRLTVDAGFTDDDYRSWLRRMLLEQLAPR from the coding sequence GTGCCCGAAAGGAAGAAGCGCACCTACGACAACTCGCGTCGCAGCGCCCAGGCCAGGCTGACACGCGCCGAGGTCCACCGGGCGGCGTTCCGGTTGTTCGGCGAGCAGGGCTACGCGGCCACCTCCCTCCCCCAGATCGCCGCCGCCGCCGGCGTGTCCGTCGAGACCGTCCGCAAGATGGGTCCCAAGAGCGGGCTGCTCGACGGTGCACGCGAGGTCGCCGTCTTCGACGAGAGCGGCGTCGACGAGGTGCTGGACACGACGTTCCTCCGCTCGGTCGCCGCGCAGGAGGACCTCGCCGGTGCGGTCGAGGTGCTGGTCGACTTCTACGCCACCTCCAACCACCGGGCCGCCGCCTTCTGGCAGGCGTGGCGCGCCGCCGCGGCCGGCGACCCCGTGGTCGCCGCCGCCTGGGAGCGCGAGATGGCCTCGGCGCACGGCGCGTTCCGCACCGGCATCGCGTACGCCGCGGGCCGCGGCTGGCTGCGGGAGGACGTGTCGGCCGAGGAGCTCGCCGCGACGCTCTGGGTGCTGGCTGCCAGCGAGACCTACACGCGCCTGACGGTCGACGCCGGGTTCACCGACGACGACTACCGGTCGTGGCTGCGCCGGATGCTGCTCGAGCAGCTCGCTCCGCGCTGA
- a CDS encoding glycosyltransferase, whose protein sequence is MSTAVICSMPAEGHVRPLLVVAAELQARGWRVRMLTGARYAPMVRAAGVDFVPLPPAADTLDELGAGDRKRGRDAINSGVEQAFFAPAPLAGQTLLAMLEEEPTDVVLHEPTFVGVQALHRLAPEQRPFVAMCGIIPLGLSSRDTPPYGLGITPLRRTLPNRLRNAVLTAVATRVVLRPVHRAADRMLAGMGAPALRGRFFMDILRSADLIAQFTVPAFEFPRSDAPESLRYYGPMTRVEQSGLEAPPWFAELGKHRPVVHVTQGTVANTDFGELVRPTVEALGDLDVDVVVTTGGRPVAALSEALVGLAPQPGRLHVGEFLPYDKLLPLTDVLVTNGGYGGLHHALQHGVPVVVAGDSEDKVETSARVAWSGAGIRLGTSTPTVAQVRAAVQRILGDPSYARASRAIGDAIATSPGPVGFVDDVEEQVRRRQAAGVA, encoded by the coding sequence GTGTCCACTGCCGTCATCTGCAGCATGCCGGCCGAGGGGCACGTGCGGCCCCTCCTGGTCGTCGCCGCCGAGCTCCAGGCGCGGGGGTGGCGGGTGCGGATGCTGACGGGCGCGCGCTATGCCCCGATGGTGCGGGCAGCCGGCGTCGACTTCGTGCCGCTCCCGCCGGCGGCGGACACCCTCGACGAGCTCGGCGCCGGCGACCGCAAGCGCGGTCGCGACGCCATCAACTCCGGCGTGGAGCAGGCGTTCTTCGCCCCGGCGCCGCTCGCCGGGCAGACCCTGCTCGCGATGCTGGAGGAGGAGCCGACCGACGTCGTGCTGCACGAGCCCACCTTCGTCGGTGTGCAGGCCCTCCACCGCCTGGCGCCGGAGCAGCGTCCCTTCGTCGCGATGTGCGGCATCATCCCGCTCGGTCTCTCGAGCCGGGACACGCCGCCGTACGGTCTCGGGATCACGCCGCTGCGCCGGACGCTGCCCAACCGGCTGCGCAACGCCGTGCTCACCGCGGTCGCGACGCGGGTCGTGCTGCGCCCCGTGCACCGGGCGGCCGACCGGATGCTCGCCGGCATGGGGGCGCCGGCGCTCCGGGGCCGGTTCTTCATGGACATCCTGCGCAGCGCGGACCTCATCGCGCAGTTCACCGTCCCGGCGTTCGAGTTCCCGCGGAGCGACGCGCCGGAGTCGCTGCGGTACTACGGCCCCATGACCCGCGTCGAGCAGAGCGGCCTGGAGGCGCCGCCGTGGTTCGCCGAGCTCGGCAAGCACCGCCCGGTCGTCCACGTCACCCAGGGGACGGTGGCGAACACCGACTTCGGCGAGCTGGTGCGACCGACGGTCGAGGCCCTCGGCGACCTCGACGTGGACGTCGTCGTCACCACCGGGGGCCGTCCCGTCGCGGCGCTGTCGGAGGCCCTGGTCGGCCTCGCGCCGCAACCCGGGCGCCTGCACGTCGGCGAGTTCCTGCCCTACGACAAGCTGCTGCCGCTCACTGACGTGCTCGTGACGAACGGTGGGTACGGCGGCCTGCACCACGCCCTCCAGCACGGCGTCCCCGTCGTGGTCGCCGGCGACTCCGAGGACAAGGTCGAGACGTCGGCCCGTGTCGCGTGGTCGGGAGCGGGGATCCGGCTGGGCACCAGCACGCCGACGGTCGCCCAGGTGCGCGCGGCGGTGCAGCGGATCCTCGGCGACCCGTCGTACGCCCGCGCGAGCCGCGCCATCGGCGACGCCATCGCGACGTCGCCGGGACCGGTGGGGTTCGTCGACGACGTCGAGGAGCAGGTACGCCGTCGTCAGGCCGCTGGGGTGGCCTGA
- a CDS encoding NAD(P)/FAD-dependent oxidoreductase, whose amino-acid sequence MTVPATAHATAPPTRADVVVVGGGPSGLTAAAALAEALGPAATVLVLDREREAGGIPRHSDHTGYGIRDLHRVLRGPAYARVLVDRAREAGVIVETRAMVTGWAGDRALEVTAPTGRRVVEAGAVVLATGARERARPARHIPGDRPDGVLTTGQLQNLVHLHHRPVGERAVVIGGELVSWSAVLTLREAGCRTVAMVTEHERSESYAAFRLLGRLALRVPVLARSRVVAIEGRGRVTGVVVEDGAGARRTVPCDVVVTTGDWIPDHELARSGGLELDRGTRGPLVDAGLRTTAPGVFAVGNLLHPVDTADVAAIDGRQVVPAVVEWLGQDAGPGSLSGVRLRVESPLRWVAPQVVDPAGPAPARGRLLLWTDTWVERPRVEAVQDGRVVGTRRLPWPAAPGRVFRVPSAILDAARPDGGDVTLRLA is encoded by the coding sequence CACCGCGGCCGCCGCCCTCGCCGAGGCCCTCGGGCCGGCGGCCACCGTGCTCGTGCTCGACCGCGAGCGCGAGGCCGGGGGGATCCCGCGGCACAGCGACCACACGGGGTACGGCATCCGCGACCTCCACCGCGTGCTGCGCGGCCCCGCGTACGCCCGGGTGCTCGTCGACCGCGCCCGCGAGGCCGGTGTCATCGTCGAGACCCGCGCGATGGTGACCGGCTGGGCGGGCGACCGCGCGCTCGAGGTCACCGCGCCGACCGGGCGCCGCGTGGTCGAGGCCGGCGCGGTCGTGCTCGCCACCGGCGCCCGCGAGCGGGCCCGCCCGGCGCGGCACATCCCCGGCGACAGGCCCGACGGGGTGCTCACGACCGGGCAGCTGCAGAACCTGGTCCACCTGCACCACCGCCCCGTCGGCGAGCGCGCGGTCGTCATCGGCGGCGAGCTCGTCAGCTGGTCGGCCGTCCTCACGCTCCGCGAGGCCGGCTGCCGCACGGTCGCGATGGTCACCGAGCACGAGCGCTCGGAGTCGTACGCCGCGTTCCGCCTCCTCGGCCGCCTCGCCCTCCGCGTGCCGGTCCTCGCCCGCAGCCGGGTCGTCGCCATCGAGGGGCGCGGACGCGTCACGGGCGTCGTGGTCGAGGACGGGGCGGGCGCGCGCCGTACCGTCCCCTGCGACGTCGTCGTCACCACCGGCGACTGGATCCCGGACCACGAGCTCGCCCGGTCCGGTGGGCTCGAGCTCGACCGGGGCACGCGGGGCCCGCTGGTCGACGCCGGGCTGCGCACCACCGCGCCGGGCGTCTTCGCCGTCGGGAACCTGCTGCACCCCGTCGACACCGCGGACGTGGCGGCGATCGACGGCCGGCAGGTCGTGCCGGCGGTGGTGGAGTGGCTGGGACAGGACGCCGGGCCGGGCTCCCTGTCCGGCGTGCGTCTGCGGGTGGAGTCACCCCTGCGCTGGGTGGCGCCGCAGGTGGTCGATCCTGCCGGTCCGGCCCCGGCCCGAGGTCGGCTGCTGCTCTGGACCGACACCTGGGTGGAGCGCCCCCGCGTCGAGGCCGTGCAGGACGGTCGGGTCGTCGGCACGCGCCGCCTGCCCTGGCCGGCGGCCCCCGGTCGGGTGTTCCGGGTGCCGAGCGCGATCCTCGACGCCGCGCGGCCCGACGGCGGGGACGTCACGCTGCGGCTCGCCTGA